From a single Micromonospora carbonacea genomic region:
- a CDS encoding nuclear transport factor 2 family protein: protein MGIDENKAIVQRYYDHVSRGERAEADALFADDATWWVAGIPEQFPIAGQRSLTEHQAMLREKLAPRLPNGVRTTITGMTAEGDRVAVEMENFARTASGRIYNNRFHLLFEIRDGRIHAVREYLDTLHAEDALLDGWTGRPD, encoded by the coding sequence ATGGGGATCGACGAGAACAAGGCCATCGTCCAGCGATACTACGATCATGTTTCCCGGGGTGAACGTGCCGAGGCCGACGCGCTGTTCGCCGACGATGCCACCTGGTGGGTCGCCGGAATACCGGAGCAGTTTCCGATCGCCGGGCAGCGATCCCTGACCGAGCATCAGGCGATGCTGCGCGAAAAGCTCGCGCCCCGCCTCCCGAACGGAGTCCGCACGACGATCACCGGCATGACCGCCGAAGGCGACCGGGTCGCGGTCGAGATGGAGAACTTCGCCCGGACCGCCTCCGGCAGGATCTACAACAACCGGTTCCATCTCCTCTTCGAGATCCGCGACGGTCGGATCCATGCCGTGCGGGAGTACCTCGACACGCTCCATGCCGAAGACGCCCTCCTGGACGGCTGGACCGGGCGTCCCGATTAG
- the nhaA gene encoding Na+/H+ antiporter NhaA has product MTNVASSAAAIDSPGAARRGPISRLLRSPEALRGAVVLIAGTVVALIWANLPGDSYGSFWHLPLGLELGGSRFELDLRHWVNDAVMAVFFAHVTLEVRRELELGELRDWRKASVPVIAAVAGLVIPALIYVGVTSGTDTVGGWGIVVSTDTAFVLGILALIGRVMPPQLRIFLVTLAVADDVGALGVIAFAYTDHFSPLPLLIAVGGLTMIAVMRFVGVWRGGLYLLPSIVVWAGFFLSGVHATLAGVAIALLLPIFPTRSDDLRRAQDHVRAFHMSPTASYARTANNSLARAVSINERAHRALTPYVTWLILPIFALANAGVRVTRESLVDAFTSRLTWGIIVGLVVGKIIAISVSTWIVTRVRPDALGPAVRMPHVIGVSMLAGMGFTISLFVTELAFDDPVDVSRGQIGVIAATVLAATLGTVAFAVMSARERRRSPHRSRLVRALDPARDPVLGDLSSAVVTVVEYGNYATPYSPAAGEMRREMEGRFGSEVAYAFRHLPLEQPLGRSAAIANEAAALQGRFWEMRDELIREAPIENERQIRRAAASAGLNLRRFERDWGDATRAQRVDEDLVDAEAMHLHQAPTYFIDNVRYEGSIDADSVNAAVAAARNSALRRDERGLNADA; this is encoded by the coding sequence GTGACGAACGTGGCCAGTAGTGCCGCTGCGATCGACTCCCCCGGCGCGGCTCGCCGCGGCCCCATCTCCCGCCTGCTGCGCAGCCCAGAGGCCCTGCGCGGTGCCGTCGTCCTGATCGCCGGCACCGTCGTCGCGCTGATCTGGGCGAATCTTCCGGGAGACAGCTACGGGTCCTTCTGGCATCTCCCTCTCGGCCTGGAGCTCGGGGGCTCCAGGTTCGAGCTCGACCTACGGCACTGGGTCAACGACGCGGTCATGGCCGTGTTCTTCGCCCACGTCACGCTCGAGGTCCGCCGCGAACTCGAGCTGGGTGAGTTGCGTGACTGGCGGAAGGCGAGCGTCCCTGTCATCGCCGCAGTCGCCGGCCTCGTCATCCCGGCGCTGATCTACGTCGGCGTCACCTCGGGCACCGACACGGTTGGCGGCTGGGGGATCGTGGTCTCCACGGACACGGCCTTCGTGCTGGGCATACTCGCCCTCATCGGACGAGTGATGCCGCCCCAGCTGCGGATCTTCCTCGTCACGCTCGCCGTCGCCGACGACGTCGGTGCGCTCGGGGTCATCGCGTTCGCCTACACCGACCACTTCAGCCCGTTGCCGCTGCTCATCGCGGTGGGCGGTCTCACGATGATCGCGGTGATGCGTTTCGTCGGAGTGTGGCGCGGGGGGCTGTACCTCCTGCCCTCGATCGTCGTCTGGGCGGGCTTCTTCCTCTCGGGCGTACACGCCACCCTGGCGGGCGTCGCGATCGCGTTGTTGCTGCCGATCTTCCCCACGCGATCCGACGACCTGCGCAGGGCTCAGGATCACGTCCGTGCCTTCCACATGTCGCCGACCGCCAGCTACGCCCGCACGGCCAACAACTCGCTCGCGCGAGCGGTCTCCATCAACGAACGCGCCCACCGCGCGCTGACGCCGTATGTCACCTGGCTCATTCTGCCGATCTTCGCTCTCGCCAACGCCGGCGTGAGAGTCACCCGGGAGTCGCTGGTCGATGCATTCACCTCGCGGCTCACGTGGGGCATCATCGTCGGGCTGGTCGTCGGCAAGATCATCGCCATCTCGGTGTCGACCTGGATCGTCACCCGGGTTCGACCCGACGCGCTCGGACCAGCGGTACGCATGCCCCACGTCATCGGCGTGAGCATGCTCGCCGGGATGGGCTTCACCATCTCGCTCTTCGTCACGGAACTGGCGTTCGACGATCCTGTCGATGTCAGTCGCGGACAGATCGGCGTGATCGCTGCCACCGTGCTTGCCGCTACGCTCGGCACCGTCGCCTTCGCCGTCATGAGCGCACGCGAGCGGCGACGATCGCCGCACCGCAGCCGCCTCGTGCGGGCGCTCGACCCCGCTCGCGATCCCGTGCTGGGCGACCTGAGCAGCGCCGTCGTGACAGTTGTCGAGTACGGCAACTACGCCACGCCGTACTCGCCTGCCGCGGGAGAGATGCGTCGTGAAATGGAAGGCCGCTTCGGCAGCGAAGTCGCGTACGCGTTCCGCCATCTCCCGCTCGAGCAGCCGCTCGGTCGTTCCGCCGCCATCGCCAACGAGGCCGCGGCCCTCCAGGGACGATTCTGGGAGATGCGCGACGAACTCATCCGCGAGGCACCGATCGAGAACGAACGACAGATCCGCCGAGCGGCCGCAAGCGCCGGGTTGAACCTGCGGCGGTTCGAACGCGACTGGGGCGACGCGACTAGGGCCCAGCGAGTCGACGAAGACCTCGTCGACGCGGAAGCTATGCACCTGCACCAGGCGCCGACGTACTTCATCGACAACGTGCGCTACGAAGGGTCGATCGATGCCGACTCGGTGAACGCGGCGGTGGCAGCAGCAAGAAACTCGGCCCTGCGACGCGACGAGCGCGGCCTCAACGCCGACGCCTAG
- a CDS encoding SDR family oxidoreductase codes for MAVVFGATGWIGRAICRDLVQAGASIVMVGRDANRLDALHRELGGSDRVLSTIADVTSQIEVDDARAAAITRFGHVDLLVVSSGVITGSAFGEGVPADWAEMIDVNLRGLLHASQTFAEPLLDSADRGAPADIVLIGAVSTDVRAPRFAVFNALSAAIKQLARALRHEYGPQGTRVHIVEPAFAVGQSDEHRNASAPEHDQQHERAASAVKPDAIAAVVTLAAALPRSVNLAEVLLLPTETA; via the coding sequence GTGGCAGTCGTGTTCGGCGCGACCGGATGGATCGGGCGAGCGATCTGCCGCGACCTGGTCCAGGCAGGCGCCAGCATCGTCATGGTCGGCCGAGACGCCAACCGCCTCGACGCCCTCCACCGCGAGCTCGGCGGGAGCGACCGGGTGCTGTCCACCATCGCGGACGTCACCTCTCAGATCGAGGTCGACGACGCCCGAGCGGCCGCGATCACGCGGTTCGGCCACGTCGACCTTCTGGTCGTGTCCTCGGGTGTGATCACCGGCTCCGCCTTCGGCGAAGGCGTCCCGGCAGACTGGGCCGAGATGATCGACGTGAACCTCCGCGGGCTGCTGCACGCATCCCAGACGTTCGCCGAGCCGCTCCTCGACAGCGCCGACCGTGGGGCACCCGCCGACATCGTGTTGATCGGCGCCGTCAGCACCGACGTTCGCGCGCCTCGTTTCGCGGTGTTCAACGCACTGTCGGCGGCCATCAAGCAACTCGCACGCGCGCTCCGCCACGAGTACGGGCCGCAGGGCACGCGCGTCCACATCGTCGAGCCGGCTTTCGCGGTCGGCCAGTCCGACGAGCATCGCAACGCGTCAGCGCCCGAGCATGACCAGCAGCACGAACGGGCCGCCTCCGCGGTGAAGCCAGACGCGATCGCCGCGGTGGTCACGCTCGCGGCGGCGCTGCCGAGGAGCGTGAACCTCGCCGAAGTCCTCCTCCTACCCACTGAGACGGCGTGA
- a CDS encoding MarR family winged helix-turn-helix transcriptional regulator, whose product MTDLLTADELRRWELWKRATDEVWAGVGQEIADATGLSTADFAVLTRTVEAAVPPRQQALADQLGWSRSRLSRQLSRMAERGLVIRTATPTSSTVEATDRGRAAAASARRAHAAAVRAVLLARAPSDGQFWHEIERLAGARPGSEQPS is encoded by the coding sequence ATGACCGATCTGCTGACCGCTGACGAGCTGCGCCGATGGGAGTTGTGGAAGCGCGCGACGGACGAGGTCTGGGCCGGCGTCGGCCAGGAGATAGCCGACGCGACCGGGTTGTCCACGGCCGACTTCGCCGTGCTCACCCGTACGGTCGAGGCTGCGGTGCCACCGCGTCAGCAGGCTCTGGCCGACCAGCTTGGGTGGTCCCGTAGCCGGCTGTCGCGGCAGTTGTCCCGCATGGCGGAGCGGGGTCTGGTCATCCGGACCGCGACGCCGACGTCGTCCACGGTGGAGGCGACCGACCGGGGCCGGGCGGCGGCGGCATCGGCTCGGCGCGCTCATGCTGCCGCGGTCCGGGCGGTGCTGCTCGCCCGCGCGCCGAGCGACGGACAGTTCTGGCACGAAATTGAACGCCTTGCCGGAGCCCGGCCGGGCAGCGAGCAGCCGTCCTAA
- a CDS encoding TetR family transcriptional regulator: MASTFQRARTAEQRAERATAILRAARDLLDELPLEAVTLNAIAGRAGFAASNVLRYYDSREAVLLALVAAETETWLTDLLAEPPVSGQNADRCRAVAATVAATMERHPHFCELISVQAAVLERNVRVETTAAFKATTSEQLGRAGDWLLGALPELAPLGRPAVLQFTARCIVIAGALWAHSRSNTRVAEHLGDTESAGNDRTSAVADIRDTLALLFLGATRHERRPGGSARPTAHRIR; this comes from the coding sequence ATGGCATCGACGTTCCAGCGAGCCCGGACGGCCGAGCAGCGGGCCGAACGCGCCACGGCCATCCTCCGCGCCGCCCGTGATCTGCTGGATGAGCTGCCTTTGGAGGCGGTCACCCTCAACGCGATCGCCGGGCGGGCCGGCTTCGCGGCCTCGAACGTGCTGCGGTACTACGACTCCCGTGAGGCGGTGCTGCTCGCCCTCGTCGCCGCCGAGACTGAGACCTGGCTGACGGACCTGCTCGCTGAACCGCCGGTCTCGGGCCAGAACGCCGACCGTTGCCGAGCCGTCGCCGCCACCGTGGCCGCAACGATGGAGCGGCATCCACACTTCTGCGAGCTGATCAGCGTGCAGGCTGCCGTCCTCGAACGCAACGTCCGGGTCGAGACCACCGCGGCGTTCAAGGCGACGACATCCGAGCAGCTCGGCCGGGCCGGCGACTGGCTGCTCGGCGCGCTGCCCGAGCTGGCACCTCTCGGCCGCCCCGCCGTGCTGCAGTTCACCGCCCGCTGCATCGTGATCGCCGGCGCCCTCTGGGCTCACTCCCGCTCCAACACCAGAGTTGCGGAGCACCTCGGCGACACCGAATCGGCGGGCAACGACCGGACGTCCGCCGTCGCCGACATCCGGGACACCCTGGCGCTGTTGTTCCTGGGCGCGACGAGACACGAACGTCGGCCGGGCGGATCGGCGCGGCCCACGGCGCACCGCATCCGCTAG
- a CDS encoding alpha/beta hydrolase, which translates to MTASSTDAGIQAHRVTFDSAGETLAGSLYLPGHGDPSPGLVIAGPWRTVKEQVPSVYAELMARRGFAALAFDFRGWGQSSGRPMRMEDPFSKADDIVAAAAFLAGRPEVIARGVGGLGVCAGSGYLARAAALSDTIRSVALVAPGLPSHPTVVAEVGGEAGVAAIERLAHDAREAYDRTGQETLVTAVPATPESTVAGADYYTNPQRGLVPAWDNLFNPASWTSWLTFDAQDAAPHLTAPLLVISSDAAVSPSSVREFIAKVPHPVEQIWIPGVPQFDWYDQPGPTGLAADAVAAHFDATLR; encoded by the coding sequence ATGACTGCAAGCAGCACCGATGCCGGCATCCAGGCGCACCGGGTGACCTTCGACTCGGCCGGGGAGACCCTCGCCGGGTCCCTCTACCTCCCCGGTCACGGCGACCCGTCCCCCGGACTGGTGATCGCCGGCCCCTGGCGGACCGTCAAGGAACAGGTGCCGTCGGTCTACGCCGAGCTCATGGCCAGGCGCGGCTTCGCCGCTCTCGCGTTCGACTTCCGCGGCTGGGGGCAGAGCTCGGGGCGCCCGATGCGGATGGAGGACCCGTTCAGCAAGGCCGACGACATCGTTGCGGCCGCCGCCTTCCTCGCTGGTCGACCCGAGGTGATCGCACGTGGGGTCGGCGGTCTCGGCGTGTGCGCCGGCAGCGGCTATCTGGCGCGGGCAGCAGCCTTGAGCGACACGATCCGATCGGTCGCCCTCGTCGCCCCCGGGCTGCCGAGCCACCCGACCGTCGTCGCCGAGGTCGGAGGCGAAGCCGGCGTCGCCGCGATCGAGCGGCTGGCCCACGACGCCCGGGAGGCATATGACCGTACGGGCCAGGAGACGCTGGTCACCGCAGTGCCCGCCACCCCAGAGAGCACCGTTGCAGGAGCCGACTACTACACGAACCCGCAACGGGGACTCGTCCCGGCCTGGGACAACCTGTTCAATCCAGCCTCCTGGACGTCCTGGCTCACGTTCGACGCCCAAGACGCCGCACCCCACCTGACCGCACCGCTGCTCGTCATCAGCAGCGACGCGGCGGTCAGCCCGAGCAGTGTCCGCGAGTTCATCGCGAAGGTGCCGCATCCGGTCGAACAGATCTGGATTCCCGGCGTGCCTCAGTTCGACTGGTACGACCAGCCCGGCCCGACCGGCCTGGCCGCCGACGCGGTCGCCGCCCACTTCGACGCCACGCTGCGGTAG
- a CDS encoding SDR family NAD(P)-dependent oxidoreductase: protein MKTAGQRFGTVVLTGATSGIGEATAHRLAAISETLIVLGPEPEEGARRVLTQIRGAGPAEVHYVGADFTHLSDVVEAARSIRSLVSTIDLLINDAGVPGAAQRVVTMDGFERTLQVNALAPALLTRLLVPSLAEGARIVNVGSSAHRLERFHFDDIDLEHGYSPVAAYARAKLAMVTWSSLLAEELRSMPVSVVALCPGLNDTPLSAAMMGRIGGPPARGAARVLHAAVADVRSGSYLEDDHVVSSSADATDPSNRKQLTALYWDRLLRFAAAGREG from the coding sequence GTGAAGACTGCCGGGCAGCGGTTCGGCACGGTGGTGCTCACCGGCGCCACGAGCGGCATCGGCGAAGCGACCGCCCACCGGCTGGCGGCGATCTCCGAGACGCTCATCGTGCTCGGGCCCGAGCCGGAAGAAGGGGCACGGCGCGTTCTCACGCAGATCCGTGGGGCCGGGCCCGCCGAGGTCCACTACGTCGGTGCCGACTTCACCCACCTCTCCGACGTCGTCGAGGCTGCCCGCTCGATCAGGTCGCTCGTCTCGACGATCGATCTGTTGATCAACGATGCCGGGGTCCCGGGCGCGGCGCAGCGGGTCGTCACCATGGATGGATTCGAGCGGACGCTGCAGGTCAACGCACTCGCGCCAGCGCTGCTGACTCGGCTGCTCGTTCCTTCGTTGGCTGAGGGCGCACGAATCGTGAACGTGGGGTCGTCCGCGCACCGCCTCGAGCGGTTCCACTTCGACGACATCGACCTGGAGCACGGTTACTCGCCGGTGGCCGCGTACGCGCGAGCGAAGCTCGCGATGGTGACCTGGTCGTCTCTGCTCGCGGAAGAACTCCGGTCGATGCCGGTCAGTGTCGTCGCCCTCTGCCCCGGGCTCAACGACACCCCGCTCAGTGCCGCGATGATGGGTCGGATCGGCGGTCCTCCCGCGCGGGGCGCAGCCCGCGTCCTCCATGCCGCCGTCGCCGACGTGCGGTCCGGCTCCTACCTCGAAGACGACCACGTCGTGTCGTCGAGCGCGGACGCCACCGATCCCTCGAACCGGAAGCAGCTCACCGCCCTCTACTGGGACCGGCTTCTGCGCTTCGCGGCTGCGGGACGCGAAGGATGA
- a CDS encoding SDR family NAD(P)-dependent oxidoreductase, which produces MNTQTPSQAVTVVTGASAGIGRSAAVEIAARGMGVIVTYNSRPDGAEETVAIIRENGGHGVSLPLDVGQSDTFPAFKSELCRVLGEEWGTDKIHALVNNAGFGGGRGFEDMSEEAFDQYYRVLLRGPYFLTQALLPLIHDGGSIINTSSSSVRPGDTEAGYSGYAAMKGGLVVATRFLAKELSPRGIRVNSIAPGPTRTRIGDDAFEKHPQIIDGLAAKTALGRVGEPEDIGKVIAFLASDESAWITGQDILVAGGYAL; this is translated from the coding sequence GTGAACACCCAGACACCCAGCCAGGCAGTAACCGTGGTGACCGGCGCGAGCGCCGGCATCGGACGCAGCGCCGCGGTCGAGATCGCCGCACGCGGGATGGGGGTGATCGTCACCTACAACTCCCGGCCCGACGGCGCGGAGGAAACCGTCGCGATAATTCGAGAGAACGGCGGCCACGGAGTCTCGTTGCCTCTGGACGTCGGGCAGAGCGACACCTTCCCCGCGTTCAAGAGCGAGCTCTGTCGCGTCCTCGGCGAGGAGTGGGGCACCGACAAGATCCACGCGCTTGTCAACAACGCCGGCTTCGGAGGCGGCCGCGGGTTCGAGGACATGAGCGAGGAGGCGTTCGACCAGTATTACCGGGTGCTCCTACGCGGGCCGTACTTCCTCACCCAGGCGCTCCTGCCGCTGATCCACGACGGCGGCTCGATCATCAACACCTCGAGCAGCTCCGTACGGCCCGGTGACACCGAGGCCGGCTACTCGGGATACGCGGCGATGAAGGGCGGCCTGGTGGTCGCCACCAGGTTCCTCGCGAAGGAGCTGAGCCCTCGGGGCATCCGCGTCAACTCGATCGCCCCGGGGCCGACTCGCACTCGCATCGGCGACGACGCGTTCGAGAAGCACCCGCAGATCATCGACGGCCTCGCCGCCAAGACCGCGCTCGGCCGTGTGGGCGAGCCGGAGGACATCGGCAAGGTCATCGCGTTCCTCGCCTCGGACGAGTCCGCGTGGATCACCGGGCAGGACATCCTGGTCGCCGGGGGCTACGCGCTGTGA
- a CDS encoding NAD(P)H-dependent oxidoreductase: MKTLIVYAHPEPRSLNGSLKDVAVSTLAAAGHEVRVSDLYAMNWKAVVDAADFGGYATSPLRVIPSSGGAYDAGALTPDVTGEQEKLLWADTVILQFPLWWYTMPAILKGWVDRVFSFHFAYGVGVHDETRYGERFGEGMLLGRRAMLSVTVGGPQSHYTDRGINGPIEDLLFPIHHGILYYPGMEVLPPFVSFGADRMSDGEFEDAAKRWRERLLTLETTAPIAFRRQNFGDYEIPSLRLKEGLEAPGRRGFGLHVRG; encoded by the coding sequence ATGAAGACGCTCATCGTGTACGCCCATCCGGAGCCGCGTTCGCTGAACGGCTCGCTGAAGGATGTCGCGGTGTCCACCCTTGCGGCCGCCGGCCACGAGGTGCGGGTGAGTGACCTGTACGCGATGAACTGGAAAGCGGTCGTGGACGCAGCCGACTTCGGCGGGTACGCCACGAGCCCGCTGCGGGTGATACCGAGTTCGGGCGGGGCGTACGACGCCGGCGCGCTCACCCCCGACGTGACGGGCGAACAGGAGAAGCTGCTCTGGGCCGACACGGTGATCCTCCAGTTCCCGCTGTGGTGGTACACGATGCCGGCCATCCTCAAGGGCTGGGTGGACCGAGTGTTCTCCTTCCACTTCGCGTACGGCGTGGGGGTGCACGACGAGACCCGCTACGGCGAGCGTTTCGGCGAGGGAATGCTGCTCGGGCGGCGGGCGATGCTCTCGGTGACCGTTGGCGGCCCGCAGTCGCACTACACCGATCGCGGGATCAACGGCCCGATCGAGGACCTGCTGTTCCCGATCCACCACGGGATCCTCTACTACCCGGGCATGGAGGTGCTGCCGCCGTTCGTGTCGTTCGGCGCCGACAGGATGTCCGATGGCGAGTTCGAGGACGCCGCGAAAAGGTGGAGGGAGCGATTGCTGACGCTGGAGACAACCGCGCCCATCGCGTTCCGGCGGCAGAACTTCGGTGACTACGAGATCCCGTCACTACGGTTGAAGGAGGGCCTGGAAGCTCCTGGCCGCAGGGGGTTCGGCCTGCATGTGCGAGGTTAG
- a CDS encoding SMP-30/gluconolactonase/LRE family protein, whose amino-acid sequence MTTKATTVAEGFHFLEAPRWRDQRLWFADFYGPQVWSIREDGADLRAEADVPGQPSGLGWLPDGRMLIVSMRDRKVLRKEPDGTLVVHADLAGHATGHANDMVVDSHGRGFVGNLGFDLMAGDPIRPAGLHRVDPDGHITQVADDLWFPNGSVITPDNVLLVVETFGNRVTAFDISDDGDLSGRRPWATFGPLPIGHRVDQVLTELRVAGDGACLDATGGLWIADAVGSRLVRVVEGGTITDEIRPGSPVYACALGGAAGTTLFACAAPDFHENARRSAREARMLAVQVAVPGCTP is encoded by the coding sequence ATGACCACGAAAGCGACCACGGTGGCCGAGGGTTTCCACTTCCTGGAGGCACCACGTTGGCGCGATCAGCGGCTCTGGTTCGCCGACTTCTACGGCCCCCAGGTCTGGTCCATCCGGGAGGACGGCGCTGACCTGCGGGCCGAGGCCGACGTGCCAGGGCAACCCTCCGGACTGGGCTGGCTCCCCGACGGGCGCATGCTGATCGTATCGATGCGCGACCGCAAGGTGCTCCGCAAGGAGCCCGACGGAACGCTGGTCGTACATGCCGATCTGGCCGGGCACGCCACCGGGCACGCCAACGACATGGTCGTGGACAGCCACGGCCGCGGGTTCGTCGGCAACCTCGGCTTCGATCTCATGGCCGGTGATCCGATACGACCAGCCGGGCTGCACCGCGTGGATCCCGACGGCCACATCACGCAGGTGGCCGACGACCTGTGGTTTCCCAACGGCAGCGTCATCACCCCCGACAACGTGCTGCTCGTGGTGGAGACGTTCGGCAACCGGGTCACCGCCTTCGATATCTCCGACGACGGGGACCTCAGCGGCCGGCGACCGTGGGCAACATTCGGGCCCCTTCCGATCGGCCACCGGGTCGATCAGGTGCTGACCGAGCTACGGGTCGCCGGCGACGGTGCCTGCCTCGACGCGACGGGCGGGCTGTGGATCGCCGATGCGGTCGGCAGCCGGCTGGTACGGGTGGTCGAGGGCGGAACGATCACCGACGAGATCAGGCCCGGCTCGCCGGTCTACGCGTGCGCCCTCGGCGGTGCCGCAGGGACGACCTTGTTCGCCTGCGCAGCACCCGACTTTCACGAGAACGCTCGCAGGTCGGCACGCGAGGCCCGCATGCTGGCAGTGCAGGTCGCTGTTCCAGGGTGCACACCGTGA
- a CDS encoding SDR family oxidoreductase, whose translation METRSNVLVTGGSRGIGLALAQRYARTGARVMVTGRHAATLRRAARDNPGMETVVSDIADPASRTELAEHVVQVMPDLDIVVNNAGIQRRVALAADTAPWTERAREVEILLGGPVHLNDLLIPVLLAHGRPATIVNVTSGGAFVPQPFAPLYSAAKAALHSYTVNLRFALRDTAVRVTELIPPAVATTLSGLNDPHGASVDDFADAVFPKLATDLEIGFGPTGTDEFRTARRQERDTFTAFAARFPTAVYAAPPAH comes from the coding sequence ATGGAAACACGATCGAACGTCCTCGTCACCGGCGGAAGCCGGGGAATCGGGCTGGCGCTGGCCCAGCGCTACGCACGAACCGGAGCACGGGTGATGGTGACCGGCCGACACGCCGCCACTCTCAGGCGGGCCGCCCGGGACAACCCCGGAATGGAGACCGTCGTCAGCGACATCGCCGACCCGGCGTCACGGACCGAGCTGGCCGAACATGTCGTGCAGGTCATGCCCGACCTCGACATCGTGGTCAACAACGCCGGCATCCAGCGCCGCGTAGCCTTGGCCGCCGACACCGCCCCATGGACGGAGCGGGCCCGCGAGGTGGAAATCCTCCTCGGCGGCCCGGTCCACCTCAACGACCTTCTCATTCCGGTTCTGCTGGCCCACGGCCGACCAGCGACGATCGTCAACGTCACCTCGGGCGGCGCGTTCGTCCCGCAGCCCTTCGCGCCGCTCTACAGCGCGGCCAAGGCCGCCCTGCACAGCTACACCGTCAACCTGCGGTTCGCCCTGCGCGACACGGCGGTCCGCGTGACCGAACTCATCCCGCCAGCCGTAGCCACCACGCTGTCCGGCCTCAACGACCCGCACGGCGCGAGCGTCGACGACTTCGCCGACGCCGTCTTCCCCAAGCTCGCGACAGACCTGGAAATCGGATTCGGACCGACCGGCACCGACGAGTTCCGCACCGCCCGGCGCCAGGAACGGGACACCTTCACGGCGTTCGCGGCCCGCTTTCCGACCGCCGTCTACGCCGCGCCCCCTGCGCATTAG
- a CDS encoding sulfotransferase family protein has translation MSLRVIGVGFGRTGTESLKAALEMLGFGPCYHMLEIAGQPERAKAWVDLGDPVRPAWDAIFAGYRATVDWPGAAYWRDLVDAYPEAKIILTVRDPERWYDSATKTVFAAWRFLRSPFASVLLGAMALRNPAYRYFPAELNRVIADRVFGGSRFDRDHALATFDSHISEVRRTVPSERLLVFDVAEGWHPLCSFLEVGVPAADFPRKNDKNSFSRRRLTDTFRAVGTALSGLAFAAHRVRSRRPAPGTRRN, from the coding sequence ATGTCGTTGCGGGTGATCGGGGTCGGGTTCGGCAGGACCGGTACCGAGTCGTTGAAGGCCGCTCTCGAGATGTTGGGCTTCGGCCCCTGCTATCACATGCTCGAGATCGCCGGCCAACCCGAACGGGCGAAGGCCTGGGTCGACCTCGGTGACCCCGTCCGGCCCGCCTGGGACGCCATCTTCGCGGGATACCGGGCAACCGTGGACTGGCCCGGCGCCGCCTATTGGCGGGATCTTGTCGACGCCTATCCGGAAGCCAAGATCATATTGACCGTACGTGATCCGGAGAGATGGTATGACAGTGCGACGAAGACCGTCTTCGCTGCCTGGCGTTTCCTTCGCTCACCGTTCGCCTCGGTCCTCCTCGGCGCCATGGCCCTGCGCAACCCGGCCTACCGGTACTTTCCGGCGGAGCTGAATCGCGTGATCGCAGACCGTGTCTTCGGTGGAAGCCGGTTCGACCGGGACCACGCGCTGGCGACCTTCGACTCACACATCAGCGAGGTCCGGCGGACCGTTCCCAGCGAGCGTCTTCTCGTGTTCGATGTCGCGGAGGGATGGCACCCGCTGTGCTCGTTCCTGGAGGTTGGCGTCCCAGCCGCGGACTTTCCTCGGAAGAACGACAAGAACTCCTTCTCGCGGCGTCGCCTGACCGATACGTTCCGTGCCGTAGGAACTGCATTGTCCGGCCTGGCCTTCGCCGCACATCGAGTTCGTTCGCGTCGCCCGGCACCCGGGACGCGGAGGAACTGA